One Panicum virgatum strain AP13 chromosome 9K, P.virgatum_v5, whole genome shotgun sequence genomic region harbors:
- the LOC120651510 gene encoding uncharacterized protein LOC120651510 isoform X1, whose translation MRRWWCAAGGLGRRVLSSSSAAAAAAAASHARPLPPPLIPKSASFNAPFSVPCRRHHSLHAPLPRGLFHPAIASAFRPPSGLPQQVRHYAKERSRAPLTPTKSKVKKYKMKAPSSLKFRFRTMNDGQIRRWRAGKRHNAHLKSKEAKQRLRKPALVHLAYAKVIKKLNFCG comes from the exons atgcggcggtggtggtgcgccgccggcggcctcggccgccgcgtcctctcctcctcctcggccgccgccgccgccgccgccgcgtcccatGCCCGCCCGCTGCCCCCGCCCCTGATCCCCAAATCGGCCTCCTTCAACGCCCCTTTCTCCGTGCCCTGCCGCCGGCACCACTCCCTCCACGCGCCCCTGCCCCGGGGGCTCTTCCACCCGGCCATCGCTTCCGCCTTCCGCCCTCCG TCGGGGCTTCCGCAGCAGGTGCGGCACTACGCCAAGGAGAGGTCGCGCGCGCCGCTCACGCCCACCAAGTCCAAAGTCAAGAAATACAAGATGAAGGCCCCCTC GTCCCTGAAATTCAGATTCAGAACCATGAACGACGGGCAGATCCGCAGGTGGAGGGCGGGAAAGCGCCACAATGCGCACCTCAAG TCCAAGGAAGCAAAACAAAGACTTCGGAAGCCTGCATTGGTGCATTTAGCTTATGCAAAAGTTATAAAAAAGCTCAACTTCTGCGGGTAG
- the LOC120651510 gene encoding uncharacterized protein LOC120651510 isoform X2 produces the protein MRRWWCAAGGLGRRVLSSSSAAAAAAAASHARPLPPPLIPKSASFNAPFSVPCRRHHSLHAPLPRGLFHPAIASAFRPPSGLPQQVRHYAKERSRAPLTPTKSKVKKYKMKAPSSLKFRFRTMNDGQIRRWRAGKRHNAHLKVHCPRKQNKDFGSLHWCI, from the exons atgcggcggtggtggtgcgccgccggcggcctcggccgccgcgtcctctcctcctcctcggccgccgccgccgccgccgccgcgtcccatGCCCGCCCGCTGCCCCCGCCCCTGATCCCCAAATCGGCCTCCTTCAACGCCCCTTTCTCCGTGCCCTGCCGCCGGCACCACTCCCTCCACGCGCCCCTGCCCCGGGGGCTCTTCCACCCGGCCATCGCTTCCGCCTTCCGCCCTCCG TCGGGGCTTCCGCAGCAGGTGCGGCACTACGCCAAGGAGAGGTCGCGCGCGCCGCTCACGCCCACCAAGTCCAAAGTCAAGAAATACAAGATGAAGGCCCCCTC GTCCCTGAAATTCAGATTCAGAACCATGAACGACGGGCAGATCCGCAGGTGGAGGGCGGGAAAGCGCCACAATGCGCACCTCAAGGTACATTG TCCAAGGAAGCAAAACAAAGACTTCGGAAGCCTGCATTGGTGCATTTAG